A DNA window from Amycolatopsis sp. DSM 110486 contains the following coding sequences:
- a CDS encoding helix-turn-helix domain-containing protein → MAAWRDNGGSASGAAAVLFCHPNTVRHRLRRVEAATGRSLSDPKATAEILIALEAALLGIAR, encoded by the coding sequence CTGGCCGCGTGGCGGGACAACGGAGGGTCGGCGTCAGGCGCCGCGGCAGTTCTGTTCTGTCACCCCAACACGGTCCGCCATCGGCTGCGCCGGGTCGAGGCCGCCACCGGTCGCTCTCTCAGCGACCCGAAAGCAACCGCGGAGATCCTGATCGCGCTCGAGGCCGCGTTGCTGGGAATTGCGCGGTGA
- a CDS encoding GNAT family N-acetyltransferase, producing MTAPRLEARAITTARLDLLPLLVEHAEEMARVLSDPALHTFIGGTPDTPEALRTRYQRMTAGSPDPAVTWLNWVIRLRGDACLTGTVQATVSAAGAEIAWVVGTPWQGRGIATEATQALVAWLERQPVAAVLAHVHPGHRASAAVATAAGLTPTDEWHDGEIRWLRAR from the coding sequence GTGACGGCACCCCGCCTCGAAGCCCGGGCCATCACCACCGCGCGGCTGGACCTGCTGCCGCTGCTGGTCGAGCACGCCGAGGAGATGGCGCGGGTGCTGTCCGATCCGGCGCTGCACACCTTCATCGGCGGCACCCCGGACACTCCGGAAGCCCTGCGTACGCGCTACCAGCGCATGACCGCCGGCTCGCCTGACCCGGCCGTGACCTGGCTGAACTGGGTGATCCGGCTTCGCGGCGATGCCTGTCTGACGGGCACCGTCCAGGCCACCGTGAGTGCCGCCGGCGCGGAGATCGCCTGGGTGGTGGGGACGCCGTGGCAAGGCCGCGGCATCGCCACTGAAGCCACCCAGGCGCTCGTCGCCTGGCTCGAACGGCAGCCGGTGGCCGCCGTTCTCGCCCACGTCCACCCCGGGCACCGGGCTTCCGCCGCCGTGGCCACCGCCGCCGGGCTCACGCCCACCGACGAGTGGCACGACGGCGAAATCCGCTGGCTCCGGGCCCGCTGA
- a CDS encoding Tex family protein, with protein MSVQSVEERIAEELGVREGQVKAAVDLLDGGSTVPFIARYRKEVTGMLDDAQLRTLEERLRYLRELDERRVSVLESIRTQGKLDEALEAQIMAADTKSRLEDIYLPYKPKRRTKAQIAREAGLEPLADGLMNDPNTDPQAAAAVFVDADKGVADAQAALDGARSILVERFAEDADLIGELREKMWTEGHIASKVRAGKEEEGAKFADYFTFSEPYAKLPSHRILAMLRGEKEEILDLSMEAEEPRAEDAEPRVGPTEYEMRIAHKFGVTQQGRPADKWLGDTVRWAWRTKILLHLGIDLRMRLRQSAEDDAVRVFAANLRDLLLAAPAGTRATMGLDPGFRTGVKVAVVDATGKVVDTHVIYPHQPANKWDQSIAELAVLSAKHHVDLISIGNGTASRETDKLAQELIKKHPELSLTKAVVSEAGASVYSASAFASQELPGMDVSLRGAVSIARRLQDPLAELVKIDPKSIGVGQYQHDLSEVSLSRSLDAVVEDCVNAVGVDVNTASAPLLTRVSGITTGLAENIVSHRDTNGPFKSRTALKEVARLGPKAFEQCAGFLRIPDGDDPLDASSVHPEAYPVVRRILDRTGSGIRELIGNARTLQALKPTEFVDETFGLPTVTDILTELEKPGRDPRPAFKTATFAEGVDKIGDLKPGMRLEGVVTNVAAFGAFIDVGVHQDGLAHVSALSKNFVKDPRDVVKPGDIVKVKVLDVDVPRKRISLTLRLDDEPGASSQDRRGGGGGGGRDRGQGGGGGQGGGGGQGGGGGQRRGQQGNRGGSGGGRDRGGNSGGNGSMADALRRAGFGK; from the coding sequence GTGAGCGTGCAGTCGGTCGAGGAACGGATCGCCGAAGAGCTGGGGGTGCGCGAAGGTCAGGTCAAGGCCGCGGTCGACCTCCTCGACGGGGGGTCGACCGTGCCGTTCATCGCCCGGTACCGCAAGGAAGTCACCGGGATGCTCGACGACGCGCAGCTGCGCACGCTCGAGGAACGGCTGCGCTACCTGCGGGAACTCGACGAGCGGCGCGTCTCCGTGCTGGAGTCGATCCGCACGCAGGGCAAGCTCGACGAGGCGCTCGAGGCCCAGATCATGGCCGCGGACACGAAGTCGCGCCTGGAAGACATCTACCTGCCGTACAAGCCGAAGCGGCGGACGAAGGCGCAGATCGCCCGTGAGGCCGGCCTCGAGCCGCTGGCCGACGGCCTCATGAACGACCCGAACACCGACCCGCAGGCCGCGGCCGCTGTGTTCGTCGACGCCGACAAGGGTGTCGCCGACGCGCAGGCCGCGCTCGACGGCGCCCGCTCGATCCTCGTGGAGCGCTTCGCCGAAGACGCCGACCTGATCGGCGAGCTGCGCGAGAAGATGTGGACCGAGGGGCACATCGCGTCGAAGGTCCGCGCGGGCAAGGAAGAGGAAGGCGCGAAGTTCGCCGACTACTTCACCTTCTCCGAGCCGTACGCGAAGCTCCCCTCGCACCGCATCCTCGCGATGCTGCGCGGCGAGAAGGAGGAAATCCTCGACCTGTCGATGGAGGCCGAGGAACCCCGGGCCGAGGACGCCGAGCCGCGCGTCGGTCCGACCGAGTACGAGATGCGGATCGCGCACAAGTTCGGCGTCACCCAGCAAGGCCGGCCCGCCGACAAGTGGCTCGGCGACACCGTGCGCTGGGCCTGGCGCACCAAGATCCTCCTGCACCTGGGCATCGACCTGCGGATGCGGCTGCGCCAGTCGGCCGAGGACGACGCCGTGCGCGTGTTCGCGGCGAACCTGCGCGACCTGCTGCTGGCCGCGCCGGCCGGCACGCGCGCGACGATGGGCCTCGACCCGGGCTTCCGCACCGGTGTGAAGGTGGCCGTGGTCGACGCGACCGGCAAGGTCGTGGACACGCACGTGATCTACCCGCACCAGCCGGCGAACAAGTGGGACCAGTCGATCGCCGAGCTCGCCGTGCTGTCGGCGAAGCACCACGTGGACCTGATCTCGATCGGCAACGGCACCGCGTCGCGCGAGACGGACAAGCTCGCGCAGGAGCTCATCAAGAAGCACCCCGAACTGAGCCTCACGAAAGCCGTCGTCAGCGAGGCGGGCGCGTCGGTGTACTCGGCGTCGGCGTTCGCGTCGCAGGAGCTGCCGGGCATGGACGTGTCGCTGCGCGGCGCCGTCTCGATCGCGCGCCGGCTGCAGGACCCGCTGGCCGAGCTGGTGAAGATCGACCCGAAGTCGATCGGCGTCGGCCAGTACCAGCACGACCTGTCCGAGGTGTCGCTGTCGCGCTCGCTCGACGCGGTGGTGGAGGACTGCGTGAACGCGGTCGGCGTGGACGTGAACACCGCGTCCGCTCCCCTGCTCACGCGGGTTTCGGGCATCACCACGGGGCTCGCCGAGAACATCGTGTCCCACCGCGACACCAACGGTCCGTTCAAGTCGCGCACCGCCCTGAAGGAGGTCGCGCGGCTCGGGCCCAAGGCGTTCGAGCAGTGCGCCGGCTTCTTGCGCATCCCGGACGGCGACGACCCGCTCGACGCGTCTTCGGTGCACCCCGAGGCGTACCCGGTGGTGCGGCGGATCCTCGACCGCACCGGCTCGGGCATCCGCGAGCTGATCGGCAACGCCCGCACGCTGCAGGCGCTCAAGCCGACGGAGTTCGTGGACGAGACCTTCGGGCTCCCGACCGTCACGGACATCCTGACCGAGCTGGAGAAGCCCGGCCGCGACCCGCGTCCGGCGTTCAAGACGGCGACGTTCGCCGAGGGCGTGGACAAGATCGGTGACCTCAAGCCCGGGATGCGGCTGGAGGGTGTGGTCACGAACGTGGCGGCGTTCGGCGCGTTCATCGACGTCGGCGTGCACCAGGACGGCCTCGCCCACGTGTCGGCGCTGTCGAAGAACTTCGTGAAGGACCCGCGCGACGTCGTGAAGCCCGGCGACATCGTGAAGGTGAAGGTGCTCGACGTCGACGTGCCGCGCAAGCGGATCTCGCTGACGCTGCGCCTGGACGACGAGCCGGGTGCTTCGTCGCAGGACCGTCGTGGTGGTGGCGGTGGCGGCGGTCGTGACCGCGGTCAGGGCGGCGGCGGCGGCCAGGGTGGCGGTGGCGGCCAGGGCGGTGGCGGCGGTCAGCGGCGTGGCCAGCAGGGCAACCGCGGTGGTAGCGGCGGCGGTCGTGACCGCGGAGGCAACTCCGGCGGCAACGGCTCGATGGCCGACGCGCTGCGGCGGGCCGGATTCGGCAAGTAG
- a CDS encoding chitinase, which translates to MATVAACLGVTFVIGGSASAANILANPGFESGSLSGWTCSGSASVVSSGAHGGTKALSAAPSSSDTAQCSQQVTVKANTAYKLSAWVQGSYVYLGVSGTGGADTSTWTPGTSGWSQLVVDFTTGASTSITVYLHGWYGQPAYLADDVNLDGPGTPPPTTPTTPTTPTTPPTTPTTPTTSQPPTTGDLAKHVLTGYWQNFYNGAKALKLADVPTRYNIIAVAFADATGTPGAVNFTLDSGLSSQLGGYTDAQFRADIKTVQARGQKVIISVGGQNGTINVSDSSSANNFANSVKSLISTYGFDGVDIDLENGINATYMGQALRSIHNGGGSVITMAPQTIDMQSTQGGYFQLALGIKDILTVVNMQYYNSGTMLGCNGQVYAQATVDFLTALACIQLQGGLRADQVALGLPASGSAGGGYQAPSNVVSALNCLARGTSCAGFKPSATYPAIRGAMTWSINWDASAGYAFANTVGGALANLP; encoded by the coding sequence ATCGCCACCGTGGCCGCGTGCCTCGGTGTCACCTTCGTCATCGGTGGCAGCGCCTCGGCGGCCAACATCCTCGCCAACCCCGGCTTCGAAAGCGGCAGCCTTTCGGGCTGGACCTGCAGTGGTTCCGCCTCCGTGGTGTCCAGTGGCGCCCACGGCGGGACCAAGGCGCTCAGCGCCGCGCCGTCGTCGTCCGACACCGCCCAGTGCTCGCAGCAGGTGACGGTGAAGGCGAACACCGCCTACAAGCTGTCGGCCTGGGTGCAGGGCAGCTACGTCTACCTGGGCGTCTCCGGCACCGGCGGCGCCGACACCAGCACCTGGACGCCGGGCACGAGCGGCTGGAGCCAGCTCGTGGTCGACTTCACCACCGGCGCGTCCACCAGCATCACCGTGTACCTGCACGGCTGGTACGGACAGCCGGCCTACCTGGCTGACGACGTCAACCTCGACGGCCCGGGCACCCCGCCGCCCACGACCCCGACCACGCCGACGACACCCACCACCCCGCCGACGACCCCGACCACGCCCACCACGTCCCAGCCGCCGACGACCGGTGACCTGGCCAAACACGTGCTCACGGGCTACTGGCAGAACTTCTACAACGGCGCCAAGGCCCTCAAGCTCGCCGACGTGCCCACGCGCTACAACATCATCGCCGTGGCCTTCGCCGACGCCACGGGCACACCGGGCGCCGTGAACTTCACGCTCGACTCCGGCCTGTCGTCGCAGCTCGGCGGCTACACCGACGCGCAGTTCCGCGCCGACATCAAGACCGTGCAGGCGCGCGGCCAGAAGGTGATCATCTCCGTCGGTGGTCAAAACGGCACGATCAACGTCAGCGACTCGTCGTCGGCGAACAACTTCGCCAACTCCGTTAAGTCGCTGATCTCGACCTACGGCTTCGACGGCGTGGACATCGACCTCGAGAACGGCATCAACGCCACCTACATGGGCCAGGCGCTGCGCAGCATCCACAACGGCGGCGGCTCGGTCATCACCATGGCGCCGCAGACGATCGACATGCAGTCCACCCAGGGCGGCTACTTCCAGCTCGCGCTGGGGATCAAGGACATCCTCACGGTCGTCAACATGCAGTACTACAACTCGGGCACCATGCTCGGCTGCAACGGCCAGGTCTACGCGCAGGCGACCGTCGACTTCCTGACGGCGCTGGCGTGCATTCAGCTGCAAGGCGGTCTGCGGGCCGACCAGGTGGCCCTCGGCCTGCCGGCTTCCGGCTCGGCGGGCGGCGGCTACCAGGCTCCGTCGAACGTCGTCTCGGCGCTCAACTGCCTCGCACGCGGCACCAGCTGCGCCGGCTTCAAACCCTCGGCCACGTACCCGGCGATCCGCGGTGCCATGACCTGGTCGATCAACTGGGACGCGTCCGCCGGGTACGCGTTCGCGAACACCGTTGGCGGCGCGCTCGCGAATCTGCCTTAG